The following proteins are encoded in a genomic region of Arachis ipaensis cultivar K30076 chromosome B02, Araip1.1, whole genome shotgun sequence:
- the LOC107627143 gene encoding zinc finger BED domain-containing protein RICESLEEPER 2-like has protein sequence MRGGTSAMRQYWKRCFDSNNEQSKRQMIEGGTSGPIFSLSVTKFDQAVSRSILTEMFVTEELAFRFVERNMFQRLLHSLQPKFKIPSRTTLTRDILSFYETEKMKLQSYFSHHCQKVCLTTDTWTTSSQNLTYMSLTAHFIDNDWKLQKRILKFFRVEGHSEEVLGRAIEGCLDAWKLHQVFTVTVDNATSNDGAILYLKKRLNAWNSLVLKGDYLHMRCCAHILNLIVKDGLKEIDDSITRIRNAVKYVKSSPMRCESFKACIELESINYKGLVSLDVETRWNSTYLMLEAALKLRAAFDLLELQDDKYINELSKSYGVPTDDDWTYAESILPFLKIFYDATLRISGSLYVTSNKCMKEVFSIGRKIKLHCENTDLSIRLMASKMQRKYDKYWGTPNVINMLLLIAIVLDPCHKLDFVNWILDESFGVEKGEELKSKLSTCLNSLYNHYQGKEDESQSNQDAMINEEDEDDILNIYLQSTGRDSDAKSELDRYLKEDCEPRNKSAELDILGW, from the coding sequence ATGCGGGGGGGAACAAGTGCTATGCGGCAATATTGGAAGCGATGTTTTGACTCGAACAATGAACAGAGCAAGAGACAAATGATAGAAGGGGGAACAAGTGGTCCTATATTCTCACTAAGTGTTACAAAGTTTGACCAAGCAGTATCTCGAAGTATCCTCACTGAGATGTTTGTGACTGAAGAGCTAGCTTTCCGATTTGTAGAAAGAAATATGTTTCAAAGGCTATTGCATAGCTTGCAACCTAAGTTTAAAATCCCTTCGCGTACTACATTGACCCGTGATATACTTTCTTTTTATGAAACAGAGAAAATGAAGTTACAAAGTTATTTCTCTCATCATTGTCAAAAAGTGTGCCTTACAACTGACACTTGGACAACATCGAGTCAAAATTTGACTTATATGTCTCTAACGGCACACTTTATTGACAATGATTGGAAGTTGCAAAAGAGGATATTGAAATTTTTCCGGGTTGAGGGTCATTCAGAAGAAGTACTTGGTAGAGCTATTGAAGGTTGTTTGGATGCTTGGAAATTGCATCAAGTTTTTACTGTAACGGTTGATAACGCAACTTCTAATGATGGTGCAATTTTATACTTGAAAAAGAGATTAAATGCATGGAATAGTCTTGTTTTAAAGGGGGACTATCTTCATATGCGTTGTTGTGCTCATATCCTAAATTTGATAGTGAAAGATGGCTTGAAAGAGATTGATGATTCAATTACAAGAATTCGCAATGCAGTAAAATATGTCAAATCATCTCCTATGAgatgtgaaagcttcaaagcgTGCATTGAGCTGGAGAGCATCAATTATAAAGGACTTGTTTCTTTGGATGTCGAAACTCGGTGGAATTCGACATATTTAATGTTGGAAGCAGCATTAAAGCTTCGAGCAGCGTTTGATTTGCTTGAGTTGCAAGATGATAAATATATTAATGAGCTGAGCAAATCTTATGGTGTGCCTACGGATGATGATTGGACTTATGCGGAGTCAATTTTACCATTCTTGAAAATATTCTATGATGCTACATTGCGCATTTCTGGGAGTTTGTATGTCACTAGTAATAAATGCATGAAAGAAGTCTTTAGCATCGGAAGAAAAATCAAGTTGCATTGTGAAAATACTGATTTGAGCATAAGGTTAATGGCGTCCAAGATGCAAAGGAAATATGACAAGTATTGGGGAACTCCAAATGTCATTAACATGTTGTTGTTGATTGCAATTGTGCTTGATCCATGTCACAAGTTGGATTTTGTAAATTGGATTTTGGATGAGTCATTTGGTGTTGAAAAGGGAGAAGAACTCAAGTCAAAATTGTCTACTTGCTTGAATTCCCTTTATAATCACTACCAAGGCAAAGAAGATGAATCTCAAAGCAATCAAGATGCAATGATcaatgaagaggatgaagatgatatCTTGAATATTTATTTGCAGTCAACTGGACGTGATTCAGATGCTAAATCTGAACTTGACAGATATCTGAAAGAAGATTGTGAGCCTAGAAACAAGTCGGCGGAGTTGGATATTTTGGGTTGGTAG